A single Ptiloglossa arizonensis isolate GNS036 chromosome 2, iyPtiAriz1_principal, whole genome shotgun sequence DNA region contains:
- the LOC143143125 gene encoding uncharacterized protein LOC143143125, with protein sequence MGWMLRARVSSESSRSTRVGIGFTLGCCRPVCWCVGLLFGLSTRANRGACPNRAGEENRGTRSVVSRTPHRHHPTYQITPEWPDYPRPRNNNDGRHDRDTGSHVSWKRERRERTEPGDRWRKPYGAHVVVGTVERTSTRWI encoded by the coding sequence ATGGGATGGATGCTGCGGGCCCGTGTGAGTAGCGAGTCGAGTCGATCCACGCGCGTTGGTATTGGTTTCACTCTCGGCTGCTGCCGGCCCGTGTGCTGGTGTGTCGGTCTGCTGTTCGGTCTCTCTACGAGAGCGAACCGAGGAGCGTGCCCGAACCGAGCCGGAGAAGAGAACCGCGGCACTCGTTCAGTAGTTTCTCGGACGCCGCACCGGCACCATCCGACCTACCAGATAACCCCGGAGTGGCCGGATTACCCCCGACCTCGTAACAACAACGACGGACGGCACGATCGCGACACTGGATCGCACGTTTCGTGGAAACGGGAACGACGCGAGAGAACGGAGCCCGGTGACCGTTGGCGAAAACCGTACGGCGCGCACGTCGTCGTCGGGACCGTCGAACGCACCTCGACGCGTTGGATTTAA